The Psychroflexus sp. ALD_RP9 region TTCCTTCTGCTTTTATTCAAGCCTCAGTAGGCTTGCCTTTGCATACTGAAATCAAGTTTAGGTTTTTGCCAGAAGTAAATGAAGAGGATATTAGTTCAAGTCTCTATGGTTTAGGCTTACAACACGAGTTTACTAATTGGATTCCTTTTCTTAAAGAGTTACCAATAGCTATCTCGGGTTTTGTTGGCTATACAAATTTTAAAGGACAAGTTAATTTAACTGACGTTTCACCATTTGTAATTAATTATGACGATCAGCTTTTAGATGTTGAGGTTAATTCTTGGCATTTTGCAGCTATTGCTTCAACAAAGTGGAAAACCTTCAACTTTTATTCAAGCTTAGGCTTTATATCAGGAGATGCAACAACAGCATTAAAAGGAACCTACGAATTTAATGATGCGTCTCAAGATATTATCGATTTAGGACAATTTAGAGATCCTTTCGTTGTGTCTTCTTCAGTAGATTCAATGAAAGCCTTAATAGGTGCAAAGCTAAAACTTGGTTTTTTTAGAATTAATGCAGAATATAGTTTTCAGCAATTTAACACAGCAAGTCTCGCAATAAATTTTGGAATTAAATAAATATTAATATAAATCAATTAAACATGAAAGTAACAGTAGTTGGAGCAGGAGCAGTTGGCGCAAGTTGTGCTGAATATATCGCTATTAAAAATTTCGCTTCGGAAGTTGTGATTTTAGATATTAAAGAAGATTACGCCGAAGGCAAAGCAATGGATTTAATGCAAACAGCAACATTAAATGGCTTTGATACTAAAATTATTGGCAGTACTAACGATTATAACAAAACAGCTAATAGTGATATTGCAGTTATTACTAGTGGTATTCCTAGAAAACCAGGAATGACTCGTGAAGAGTTAATTGGAATAAATGCAGGAATTGTTAAGGATGTAGCCAGTAAAATTGTTGAGCAGTCGCCTAATGTAACTTTAATTGTTGTAAGTAACCCAATGGATACTATGACTTACCTTGCTCATCAAGTTATTGACTTACCAAAACACAAAATTATTGGAATGGGTGGCGCTTTAGATAGTGCTCGTTTTAAATATAGATTAAGTGAGGCATTAAACTGTCCAGCTTCAGACGTTCAAGGTATGGTTATTGGCGGACATAGTGATAAAGGCATGGTGCCATTAACAAGCCTTGCTACTCGTAATAGTGTTCGTGTGACCGAGTTTTTAAATGAAGACCGATTACAACAAGTTGCAGAAGACACAAAAGTTGGCGGTGCAACATTAACTAAAATGTTAGGAACAAGCGCTTGGTATGCGCCTGGTGCCGCCGTTTCATCTTTGGTACAGTCAATTGCTTGTGACCAGAAAAAAATGTTTCCATGCTCTACTTTGTTAGATGGAGAATATGGTTTAAAAGACTTATGTATTGGTGTCCCTGTTATTTTAGGGAAAAATGGTATCGAAAATATAGTTGAATTAAACTTGACAGAAGCTGAACTTAATAAGCTTAAAGAAAGTGCTGAAGGCGTAAAGAAAACCAATCAACTATTAGAACTTTAATTAGATATTACCTTCTATAAGCCCGGATTTTAGATGATTCGGGTTTTTTTATGGGGTTTGAAGTTGTCTTAAATTATCTTTAAAAAAATAATTGCCATTTCTATATCGAAACCCTATATTTGTCCGATTTTAGAATAAGCTCATTAATAAATTAAATAATGCAAAACAAAGGATTAATAAAGTTGTTTGCAATTTTATTCGGTTTGGTAAGTATTTATCAACTATCGTTTACATTTATTGCTAACAATGTTGAAAGTAAAGCAGAAGAATTTGCAAAATCAAGTATCTCTGAATCTGTTGAAAACTATGCAGAAAAACGAGATGTTAAAGTTCAAAATTATCTAGACTCTATTGCAGCCGAACCTGTTTTTGCAGGCATAACCTATGCAACTGCAAAGCAAAAAGAACTCAATAAAGGTCTTGACCTTAAAGGTGGTATAAATGTGATTTTACAAATTTCTGTACCAGATTTATTAAGAGGTTTAGCTAATAACTCAAAAGATCCTAAATTTAATAAAGCACTTCAAGAAGCTTCTCAAGCTAGAGCAAATAGCCAAGATACTTACCTAGAACTTTTCTTTCAAGCTTTCAATAATATTGAAGGCGCATCTTTAGCATCTCCAAATGTTTTTGGTACTAGAGCCTTAGCTGATGAGATTGATATTGATATGACTAACAATCAAGTGCAACCAATTATTAGGCGCAAAATTAACGAGAGTATTACTTCGGCTTTCGAGGTATTGAGAGAGCGTATTGATAAATTTGGTGTTACACAACCTAACATTCAGCGCCTAGGTGAGTCAGGGAGAATCCTTGTTGAATTGCCAGGAGCTAAAGACATAAGCCGAATAAAAAACTTACTTCAAAGTACAGCTCAATTAGAATTTTGGGATGTTTATCAAGCTAGAGAGTTTCAGCAGTTTATAGTTGAAGCAGATCAAGTTGTTGCTAACGCATTAAACATCGAAGAACAAGAGGTTAAAGACTCAACTTCAACTGAAACTGAAGATTTAGACGAGCTTTTATCATCTTCTGAAGATTCTACAGATGTTTCAAAAACTAATCCATTTTTAAGTTTAGTTCAAAATGTTGGTCCTGGTCAAGGACCTGTATTAGCTACTTTTGCGATTAAAGACACTGCAGAAGTTAATTCATACTTGAAGATGCCTCAGGTTAGAAACCTTATACCAGCAGATAAAAAATACGTCAAATTTGCATGGGGAAAGCCTGTGAATGATAGTGAATTAATTGATTTATACGCTATAAAAGGCAACCGTAATGATGAGCCTCAATTAAGTGGATCTGTAATTACAGATGCTCAACAAACTTACGATCAAGTCGGCCGTGTTGCAGTAAGTATGCAAATGGACGGTCGAGGTGCTAAGATCTGGGAAAATATGACTGGCCGTGCGTCTCAACAAGGTACGCAGATAGCAATTGTTCTTGATAATACTGTATATTCTGCGCCAGGCGTCTCATCTGGAGCTATTACTGGTGGACGAAGTGAAATTACAGGTGATTTTAGCATCCAAGAAGGTCAAGATTTAGCTAATGTTCTTAGAGCTGGTAAACTTCCTGCTTCTGCAGATATTGTTCAAAGTGAAATTGTTGGACCGTCACTTGGTCAAGAAGCGATTGATAGCGGTATAAACTCGTTTATTATTGCTTTAGTTTTAGTTCTTATTTGGATGATCGTTTACTATGGTAAAGCTGGACTTTATGCAGATATAGCACTTGTAGTAAATATCTTATTTATATTCGGTGTGCTTTCAGGAATCGGAGCGGTACTAACTTTACCAGGTATTGCAGGTATTGTTTTAACAATAGGTATATCAGTTGATGCAAACGTCCTTATTTTTGAGCGTATTCGTGAAGAAATTCAGCGTGGTAAAACCCAAATTGATGCCATAAAAGATGGTTTTAAAAGTGCATTATCATCAATCCTTGATGCCAATGTTACTACTGGTTTAACAGGTATTATTTTACTTACGTTTGGTACAGGACCTATTAAAGGCTTTGCAACCACATTGTTAATTGGTATTTTAACTTCATTGTTTACAGCAATTTTTATCACTCGTTTATTGATCGATGGTGGTGGTAAAAAAGGTAAATCTTTACCATTTTCTACAGGATTGACTAAAAACCTGTTTAAAAACATTGATATTGAGTTCTTGAAAAAACGTAAAGTAACCTATATCATATCTGCTGCTTTAATTATTTTAAGTGTAGGTTCGCTATTTGTTAATGGCTTAAACCAAGGTGTTGATTTTGTTGGTGGAAGAACTTATACTGTTCGTTTTGATCAAAATGTTAATCCTACTGAATTAGAGCAAGAATTAATTGCAGTTCTAGGTAGTGCTGAAGCTAAAACTTACGGTTCAAATAATCAGCTAAAAGTTACCACTAACTATAAAATTGATACTCAGGGCTCTGAAATCGATAAAGAGATTCAGGAAAAAATGTATCAAGCTTTAAAAAGTTATCTTCCAGAAGGAACAACTTATAAGGAGTTTTCTGTTGAAGGCGGAAATAATGAAACTGAAAAATTTGGTGTCATGTCTGCTATTAAAGTAGGACCAACGATAGCTAATGATATTAAAACGGCTTCTTTTTACGCTATATTTGGTTCGTTATTTGTTGTCTTTTTATACATTTTGATACGTTTCAGACGTTGGCAGTTTAGTTTAGGTGCAGTTGTAGCTGTTGCTCATGATGTTTTAATTGTTCTTGGTGCTTTTTCATTACTTTATGGATTAATGCCTTTTAGTCTTGAAATCGATCAAGCTTTTATTGCAGCAATATTAACTGTTATTGGTTATTCACTTAACGATACTGTTGTTGTGTTTGATAGAATACGAGAGTATTTCAATGAACATACATCGTGGAACATGCAAAAAATCATCGATAAGTCAGTTAGTAGCACTATAAGTCGTACAATTAATACATCTTTAACGACTTTGGTTGTATTAATTGCCATCTTTATTTTCGGTGGAGACAGCATTCGTGGTTTTATGTTTGCCTTAATTATAGGTGTTGTTGTTGGTACTTATTCATCTGTTTTTATAGCAACTCCTGTAATGTTTGATACCGTTAAGAAAAAAGGTATTGACTTGACCGATAAATCTAAAAAGGACGAAGAAGAGGATGAAACAGCCTAACTTTTCTCTATATTAAAAATAAAAAACCCAACATTTATGTTGGGTTTTTTATTTTGTTAAGTTTATTATTCAAGTATTAATTATAACTATTTTGTTTTAATTGATTTCAACTCAAATTCAATTGATCATGTATTTTAATGAGTAGAATATTATATTAAATATTTATTATACTTAGTTTGTTTTTAACGATTATAAAAATTTTATTTGATGAATTCAGTTGAGTATAGAATTTTATATTAAGTGTTTAATAATTCTTCAAACAAAAAAAGTTGAATAATTTATGATTCAGCTCTACACCTAAACTTTTTTAATCTTTTTTATAGCTTGATAGAACTTATAAGCCTGTTATTTATTTTGATTTCTTATTGGCAATAACCATAATTATTAATCCAATACCTAGCATAGGTAAACTTAATATTTGGCCAGTATTAATAATCCAATCTGCACGCTCAGGCACTTGAGGTTCTTTAACAAATTCAACAATGAAACGAATACTCCACATTAATGTGAAGAATAAACCAAACAAAAATCCTTTTTTTGCTTTTAACTTTGTGTTATGAAATAAAAACCATAATAAGCCAAATAATAGCAGGTAGCCAGCTGCTTCATAAAGTTGAGCTGGATGACGAGGGAAGTCTTCGCCCAATTTTTTGAAAATAACACCAAAGCCACTATTGGTAGGTTCACCTATAATTTCAGAATTCAAAAAGTTACCGATTCTAATAAACATACCACCTATTGAAATTGGTAAAATGACTCTGTCTAAAATCCAAGCGATGTGTTTATGAATTACTTTTTTACTGTACAAATACATTGCAATGGCAATACCAATTGTGGCACCATGACTTGCTAGGCCTTGAAAACCTGTAAACTGAATTTCAGGAACAAACTGAAATGGTAATATTATGGAAAGCGGGTCTTGAGTAATTAATTCTGGTTGATAAAAAATTACATGTCCTAATCTTGCTCCTAAAAGAGTAGCAATTACGGTGTACATGAATAACGAGTCAAGGTACTTCATATCAATACCTTCTTTTTGGTAAATATGTTTCATGATATACCAACCTAGAGAAAAGGCTATTAAAAACATTAGGCTATAATACCTGATAGTAAAAAATCCTAAGTCGATACCTAAAGAAGGATCCCAAGTAATGGCGTGTATCATTTTTGATGTTTTTTAGTATTATTCTCAGGTACTGGATCATATCCTGAAGCGCCCCAAGGATGACATTTTGAAATTCTGATTACTGACAAATATAAGCCTTTTATTAAACCATGCGTCTTAAGTGCTTGTTTAGAATAGCTAGAACAAGTCGGCGCAAAACGACAATTAGAACCAAAAATCGGTGATAAAAAAATTTGATAAATTTTGATAACTAATAAAAAAGGTGCTATTAAAAATTGTTTGAGCATATGTTAATTAGTCATCTTAAAAACAGTGCCATCTTTAGTGTCTTTTAACTCAATATTTTCAGTTAGTAATTGATCTCTAATTAAATCAGCAGTTTTAAAATCTTTATCTGCTCTAGCTTTATTTCTGAGTTCAATCAATATTTCAACCAAGCCGTTAATATGTTTTGTCGAATTACCAACTTTTTGATCTTTTAAATTTTTTAAAGGCTTAAGCCCTAAAACATCAAAAGTGAAGTCTTTCATTGTTTTTTGTAATAACTGTTTATCACTTTCTGTAATTTGAGCTTTCTCAGCTTTTACATTATTGATAAATTTAACTGCTTCAAACAAATGCGCTATCAAAACAGGACTATTGAAGTCGTCATTCATCGCATTGTAACAATTAGCTTTCCACTTAGAAACTTCAATAGAAGACGAACTACTTGTCTCTAAATATTCTATGCTTTGTATGGCTTCTAATAACTTAATGTAAGCTTTTTCAGCGGCTTGTAAAGCTTCATCTGAAAAGTCTAAAACACTTCTGTAGTTAGCCTGGAGCATAAAAAAACGAGCTACGCTTGGTGCATAAGCTTTAGATAGATTTTTGTTTTCTCCAGTAAAAAGTTCACGAGGTAAAATGTTGTTACCTGTGCTTTTGGCCATTTTTTTGCCATTTAAAGTAAGCATATTAGCGTGCATCCAATAATTTACGGGATCTTTGCCAGAGACGGCTTTACCCTGGGCAATTTCGCATTCATGATGTGGAAATTTTAAGTCCATTCCGCCACCATGAATATCAAAGCTGTCACCTAGATATTTACTGCTCATTACAGTACACTCAAGATGCCAGCCAGGAAAGCCAATTCCCCATGGCGAAGGCCAGCGCATTATGTGTTGTGGTTCTGCTTTTTTCCATAAGGCAAAATCCTGCGGATTTTTCTTTTCAGATTGCCCAGTTAATGTTCTCGTGTTAGCGATGAGTTCTTCAATTTTACGACCACTCAAAATGCCATAATGATTTTCTTTATTATATTTAATGACATCAAAATACACATTGCCATTAACCACGTAAGCTAGACCACGATCAATTATAGTTTTTATCGCTTCAATTTGTTCTACGATATGGCCAGTTGCCGTAGGTTCTATACTAGGCGCATAATTATTAAAAAGTCTAAGAATATCATGAAAGTCGACGGTATATTTTTGAACGATTTCCATCGGTTCTAACTCTTCTAATCTTGCTTTTTTAGCTATTCGGTCTTCGCCTTCTTCAGCATCGTTTTCTAGATGACCGGCATCAGTTATATTACGCACATACCTAACTTTATAGCCTAAATGCTTAAGGTAACGATATACTAAATCAAATGATATGAATGTACGGCAATTTCCAAGATGAACGTTGTTATATACGGTAGGGCCACAAACATACATGCCAACATGACCTTTAATGATAGGTTTAAATAACTCTTTTTCGCCAGAAAGCGAATTGTAAATTTTTAACTCTTGAGATTCGTACAACTTCATCTTTGGGTTTTAAAATTTTGTCTCTAATTTAATATAATCAAGAAATTCTTTCTTAGTCGTTTCATTTTTAAATTTGCCACCAAATTCGCTAGTAACAGTACTGCTTTCTATATCGCTGATTCCTCGACTGTTAACGCAAAGATGTTTGGCATCAATTACGCAAGCCACATCTTCAGTGTTAAGTGCTTCTTGCATTTCTTTTACTATTTGCATAGTTAAGCGTTCTTGAACTTGAGGTCGTTTAGAATAATAATTTACAATTCTGTTCATCTTAGATAAACCAATAACTTTTCCAGTTGATATGTAGGCAACATGTGCACGGCCAACAATTGGTAATAGGTGATGTTCACAAGTAGAATAAACAGTAATGTTTTTTTCTACTAGCATCTCACCGTACTTATACTTATTATCAAAAGTAGAAGCTTTTGGTTTGTTGTTTGGATGTAAACCTGAAAATATTTCATTCACAAACATTTTAGCTACGCGCTTAGGTGTGCCACGAATACTGTCGTCGGTTAAATCCATTCCTAATATATCAAGAATTGAATTTACATGTGATTCAATTTGTTCAATTTTAGTTTCATTAGAAATTGAAAAAGCATCCTCTCTAATAGGGTTTTCAGTTGAAGTTGCAACGTGATTATCACCAATATCTTCAATAAAATCTGTGTTTTTATCTTTACTCATTTTGCTTTAGTATGTAATTGGCAAAGATAGTCTTTTTAAGAATTTGAGCTCAATAGATGTCTTGTTACTTCAATCTTGACTATCAAATTAACGTGAATTTCACAAAAATATAGCTTTATTATGA contains the following coding sequences:
- a CDS encoding DUF6588 family protein encodes the protein MKTIFFTCLFSISVVMTTSAQDEVVSFLAASVEDAQTFTQDYMSPSTDALINGLTSNWYNSGQVKKTLGFEISVIGNASLTSSEQKSFNLNTADYSNISFKSGQNSQTVATVLGENDPEVTMLVNGTNGNLEFDLPQGLASEGIDFVPSAFIQASVGLPLHTEIKFRFLPEVNEEDISSSLYGLGLQHEFTNWIPFLKELPIAISGFVGYTNFKGQVNLTDVSPFVINYDDQLLDVEVNSWHFAAIASTKWKTFNFYSSLGFISGDATTALKGTYEFNDASQDIIDLGQFRDPFVVSSSVDSMKALIGAKLKLGFFRINAEYSFQQFNTASLAINFGIK
- a CDS encoding malate dehydrogenase: MKVTVVGAGAVGASCAEYIAIKNFASEVVILDIKEDYAEGKAMDLMQTATLNGFDTKIIGSTNDYNKTANSDIAVITSGIPRKPGMTREELIGINAGIVKDVASKIVEQSPNVTLIVVSNPMDTMTYLAHQVIDLPKHKIIGMGGALDSARFKYRLSEALNCPASDVQGMVIGGHSDKGMVPLTSLATRNSVRVTEFLNEDRLQQVAEDTKVGGATLTKMLGTSAWYAPGAAVSSLVQSIACDQKKMFPCSTLLDGEYGLKDLCIGVPVILGKNGIENIVELNLTEAELNKLKESAEGVKKTNQLLEL
- the secDF gene encoding protein translocase subunit SecDF gives rise to the protein MQNKGLIKLFAILFGLVSIYQLSFTFIANNVESKAEEFAKSSISESVENYAEKRDVKVQNYLDSIAAEPVFAGITYATAKQKELNKGLDLKGGINVILQISVPDLLRGLANNSKDPKFNKALQEASQARANSQDTYLELFFQAFNNIEGASLASPNVFGTRALADEIDIDMTNNQVQPIIRRKINESITSAFEVLRERIDKFGVTQPNIQRLGESGRILVELPGAKDISRIKNLLQSTAQLEFWDVYQAREFQQFIVEADQVVANALNIEEQEVKDSTSTETEDLDELLSSSEDSTDVSKTNPFLSLVQNVGPGQGPVLATFAIKDTAEVNSYLKMPQVRNLIPADKKYVKFAWGKPVNDSELIDLYAIKGNRNDEPQLSGSVITDAQQTYDQVGRVAVSMQMDGRGAKIWENMTGRASQQGTQIAIVLDNTVYSAPGVSSGAITGGRSEITGDFSIQEGQDLANVLRAGKLPASADIVQSEIVGPSLGQEAIDSGINSFIIALVLVLIWMIVYYGKAGLYADIALVVNILFIFGVLSGIGAVLTLPGIAGIVLTIGISVDANVLIFERIREEIQRGKTQIDAIKDGFKSALSSILDANVTTGLTGIILLTFGTGPIKGFATTLLIGILTSLFTAIFITRLLIDGGGKKGKSLPFSTGLTKNLFKNIDIEFLKKRKVTYIISAALIILSVGSLFVNGLNQGVDFVGGRTYTVRFDQNVNPTELEQELIAVLGSAEAKTYGSNNQLKVTTNYKIDTQGSEIDKEIQEKMYQALKSYLPEGTTYKEFSVEGGNNETEKFGVMSAIKVGPTIANDIKTASFYAIFGSLFVVFLYILIRFRRWQFSLGAVVAVAHDVLIVLGAFSLLYGLMPFSLEIDQAFIAAILTVIGYSLNDTVVVFDRIREYFNEHTSWNMQKIIDKSVSSTISRTINTSLTTLVVLIAIFIFGGDSIRGFMFALIIGVVVGTYSSVFIATPVMFDTVKKKGIDLTDKSKKDEEEDETA
- the lgt gene encoding prolipoprotein diacylglyceryl transferase encodes the protein MIHAITWDPSLGIDLGFFTIRYYSLMFLIAFSLGWYIMKHIYQKEGIDMKYLDSLFMYTVIATLLGARLGHVIFYQPELITQDPLSIILPFQFVPEIQFTGFQGLASHGATIGIAIAMYLYSKKVIHKHIAWILDRVILPISIGGMFIRIGNFLNSEIIGEPTNSGFGVIFKKLGEDFPRHPAQLYEAAGYLLLFGLLWFLFHNTKLKAKKGFLFGLFFTLMWSIRFIVEFVKEPQVPERADWIINTGQILSLPMLGIGLIIMVIANKKSK
- the yidD gene encoding membrane protein insertion efficiency factor YidD, yielding MLKQFLIAPFLLVIKIYQIFLSPIFGSNCRFAPTCSSYSKQALKTHGLIKGLYLSVIRISKCHPWGASGYDPVPENNTKKHQK
- the cysS gene encoding cysteine--tRNA ligase, with translation MKLYESQELKIYNSLSGEKELFKPIIKGHVGMYVCGPTVYNNVHLGNCRTFISFDLVYRYLKHLGYKVRYVRNITDAGHLENDAEEGEDRIAKKARLEELEPMEIVQKYTVDFHDILRLFNNYAPSIEPTATGHIVEQIEAIKTIIDRGLAYVVNGNVYFDVIKYNKENHYGILSGRKIEELIANTRTLTGQSEKKNPQDFALWKKAEPQHIMRWPSPWGIGFPGWHLECTVMSSKYLGDSFDIHGGGMDLKFPHHECEIAQGKAVSGKDPVNYWMHANMLTLNGKKMAKSTGNNILPRELFTGENKNLSKAYAPSVARFFMLQANYRSVLDFSDEALQAAEKAYIKLLEAIQSIEYLETSSSSSIEVSKWKANCYNAMNDDFNSPVLIAHLFEAVKFINNVKAEKAQITESDKQLLQKTMKDFTFDVLGLKPLKNLKDQKVGNSTKHINGLVEILIELRNKARADKDFKTADLIRDQLLTENIELKDTKDGTVFKMTN
- the folE gene encoding GTP cyclohydrolase I FolE translates to MSKDKNTDFIEDIGDNHVATSTENPIREDAFSISNETKIEQIESHVNSILDILGMDLTDDSIRGTPKRVAKMFVNEIFSGLHPNNKPKASTFDNKYKYGEMLVEKNITVYSTCEHHLLPIVGRAHVAYISTGKVIGLSKMNRIVNYYSKRPQVQERLTMQIVKEMQEALNTEDVACVIDAKHLCVNSRGISDIESSTVTSEFGGKFKNETTKKEFLDYIKLETKF